The Marinobacter halotolerans genome includes a window with the following:
- a CDS encoding ChrR family anti-sigma-E factor: protein MNSHHPDTITLMEFSAGNLSEPHALCIRLHLDQCADCRSRVDTLDSLGAVMMESQPQTEVSSDMFDSILSRIDNDADESGQQVSTAAKSNRRVSPLVKLLGDDLDSLPWKRQLGDVSVLDITDRFPGQREQVVLQKLAAGGKAPSHTHRGEETTIVLQGAFADQKGVFNQWDFVVLNQEDDHKPVAVGCEDCITLSVLSAPVKLTGTFSRMLNPFIR from the coding sequence ATGAATTCGCACCACCCCGATACGATTACTCTGATGGAATTCAGCGCGGGCAACCTGAGCGAACCCCATGCCCTGTGCATTCGGCTTCACCTGGACCAGTGCGCTGATTGCCGCAGTCGTGTTGATACTCTCGACAGCCTGGGCGCCGTGATGATGGAAAGCCAGCCCCAGACCGAAGTGTCTTCAGACATGTTTGATTCCATCCTTTCCCGTATCGACAACGACGCGGACGAGTCGGGCCAGCAGGTCAGCACGGCCGCCAAGAGCAACCGGCGGGTCAGCCCTCTGGTGAAATTGCTCGGCGACGATCTGGACAGTCTGCCGTGGAAACGACAACTGGGCGACGTCAGCGTACTGGACATTACCGACCGCTTTCCGGGTCAGAGAGAACAGGTTGTTCTCCAGAAGCTGGCAGCCGGAGGCAAGGCCCCGTCGCATACCCACCGGGGCGAGGAAACGACCATCGTGCTTCAGGGCGCGTTCGCCGACCAGAAGGGCGTATTCAACCAGTGGGACTTTGTGGTTCTGAACCAGGAAGACGACCACAAACCTGTAGCAGTGGGATGTGAAGACTGTATTACCCTGTCGGTGCTAAGCGCACCTGTGAAACTGACTGGAACATTCAGCCGGATGCTCAACCCCTTCATTCGCTGA
- a CDS encoding sigma-70 family RNA polymerase sigma factor — protein MTTLDKKPARAEGRKDPWSQLLEKVGKHQDREAYHALFQHFGPQIKYYAMANGMANHAEELVQEVFVSIWRRSCLYDWKKAAASTWIFTIARNQRIDMLRKMQRTSAEMPVETEDLWQIPGEHENEPVTSLHRLMSERRVRDSLKHLPEEQITVIAKVYMESKSHQMVADELNIPLGTVKSRVRLALNKLKVILQDQNV, from the coding sequence GTGACCACACTGGATAAAAAACCAGCAAGAGCCGAGGGCCGGAAAGACCCCTGGAGCCAGTTGCTGGAGAAAGTGGGCAAGCACCAGGACCGTGAGGCGTATCACGCCCTGTTCCAGCATTTTGGCCCACAGATCAAGTACTATGCGATGGCTAACGGCATGGCCAACCATGCCGAAGAACTCGTGCAGGAAGTGTTCGTTTCAATCTGGCGCCGGTCGTGCCTTTACGACTGGAAGAAGGCAGCAGCATCAACCTGGATTTTCACGATTGCCCGGAACCAGCGCATCGATATGCTGCGCAAGATGCAACGAACCAGTGCTGAGATGCCCGTGGAAACCGAGGACCTCTGGCAGATTCCTGGCGAGCATGAAAATGAACCAGTGACTTCGCTTCACCGGTTGATGTCCGAGCGTCGGGTTCGCGACTCTCTGAAGCATCTTCCAGAGGAGCAGATCACGGTCATTGCCAAGGTCTATATGGAAAGCAAGTCCCACCAGATGGTGGCAGATGAGCTGAACATCCCACTGGGAACGGTAAAGAGCCGGGTTCGCCTGGCATTGAACAAGCTAAAAGTGATTTTGCAGGACCAAAACGTATGA